One stretch of Mycobacteriales bacterium DNA includes these proteins:
- a CDS encoding zinc-binding dehydrogenase — MLALIATGTPPYVTMSDVAAPTPLPDQALVAVHAVALNRGEVVDLPGRLRGARLGWDLAGVVTAAAADGSGPPVGTRVAGLVRAGGWAQVAAVPTTVLAPIPDDVSDVSAAALPTAGLTALRSLEVGGLLLGKRVLVTGASGGVGRFAVQLANASGAQVTALVRDAGRSGEVLGRLGATAVVERIDGDHDLIVDAVGGDTFGRAIEHLAPRGMLVNLATRDDAETVTFRAARFDRAWGARIYTLNLPDELAAHASGTADLGRLCRLVAAGRLDPQVELVASWRDPAPALDAVRQRRVGGKVVLRVD, encoded by the coding sequence GTGCTTGCGCTCATAGCAACAGGGACCCCGCCGTACGTCACGATGAGCGACGTTGCGGCGCCGACGCCGCTGCCGGACCAGGCGCTGGTCGCCGTGCACGCGGTCGCGCTGAACCGGGGCGAGGTTGTCGACCTGCCCGGCCGGCTGCGGGGGGCGCGGCTGGGCTGGGATCTGGCCGGGGTGGTCACGGCGGCTGCGGCCGATGGCAGCGGGCCGCCGGTCGGTACCCGGGTGGCCGGGCTGGTCCGGGCCGGTGGGTGGGCGCAGGTCGCCGCGGTCCCTACCACCGTTCTCGCGCCGATCCCGGACGACGTGTCCGACGTGTCGGCGGCCGCGTTGCCGACGGCCGGGCTGACCGCGCTCCGGTCGCTGGAGGTCGGCGGCCTGCTGCTGGGCAAGCGGGTGCTGGTGACCGGGGCGAGCGGCGGTGTCGGGCGGTTCGCCGTGCAGCTGGCGAACGCCAGCGGTGCCCAGGTCACCGCGCTGGTCCGGGATGCCGGCCGGTCCGGCGAGGTGCTGGGTCGGCTCGGTGCGACCGCGGTGGTCGAGCGGATCGACGGCGACCACGACCTGATCGTGGACGCCGTCGGCGGCGACACGTTCGGCCGCGCGATCGAGCACCTCGCGCCCCGGGGGATGCTGGTCAACCTCGCCACCCGGGACGACGCGGAGACGGTGACCTTCCGAGCGGCCCGGTTCGACCGCGCATGGGGCGCCCGGATCTACACGCTGAACCTGCCCGACGAGCTGGCCGCCCACGCCAGCGGCACCGCCGACCTGGGCCGGCTGTGCCGGCTGGTCGCCGCCGGCCGGCTGGACCCGCAGGTTGAGCTGGTCGCGTCCTGGCGCGACCCGGCGCCGGCCCTCGATGCGGTGAGACAGCGCCGGGTCGGCGGCAAGGTCGTGCTGAGGGTGGACTGA
- a CDS encoding DUF4389 domain-containing protein, with the protein MTEHRTAYPVRVDATLEPTSRWLWLVKWLLLVPHFIVLFFLWLAFFAVSVVAFFAILITGRYPRSLFDFNLGVLRWNWRVNYYGYGALGTDRYPPFTLADVPDYPARLDLPYPERLSRGLVLVKWWLLALPHYIILSVFIGGGLWASSRGMSDGWNSGWEGGGLVGLLVLIAAIALLFTGRYPDSLYRFVMGMDRWSLRVAAYAGLMTDAYPPFRLDQGGTDPGSQPALPTPPPPSGTPVTTGPAPATPVG; encoded by the coding sequence GTGACCGAACACCGAACCGCCTATCCCGTCCGCGTCGACGCGACGCTGGAGCCGACCTCCCGCTGGCTGTGGCTGGTCAAATGGCTGCTGCTCGTCCCGCACTTCATCGTGCTGTTCTTCCTGTGGCTGGCGTTCTTCGCCGTCAGCGTCGTGGCGTTCTTCGCCATCCTGATCACCGGCCGGTATCCGCGGTCGCTGTTCGACTTCAACCTCGGCGTGCTGCGCTGGAACTGGCGGGTGAACTACTACGGCTACGGGGCTCTCGGCACCGACCGGTACCCGCCATTCACGCTCGCCGACGTGCCGGACTATCCGGCCCGCCTCGACCTCCCGTACCCGGAACGGCTGTCCCGGGGGCTGGTGCTGGTCAAGTGGTGGCTGCTGGCCCTGCCGCACTACATCATCCTGTCGGTATTCATCGGCGGCGGCCTCTGGGCCAGCAGCCGCGGCATGAGCGACGGCTGGAACAGCGGCTGGGAAGGCGGCGGACTCGTCGGCCTGCTCGTGCTGATCGCCGCGATCGCGCTGCTGTTCACCGGCCGCTATCCCGACTCCCTCTACCGCTTCGTCATGGGCATGGACCGCTGGTCGTTGCGGGTCGCCGCGTACGCCGGCCTCATGACCGACGCCTACCCACCCTTCCGGCTCGATCAGGGCGGCACCGACCCCGGCTCCCAGCCCGCCCTCCCGACCCCGCCGCCGCCGTCGGGGACTCCGGTCACGACCGGACCTGCCCCGGCCACTCCGGTCGGATAG
- a CDS encoding NAD(P)-dependent alcohol dehydrogenase has translation MAAIVQDRYGPAPEGVLRLAEIDRPTMRDDEALVRVHAASVDRGTWHIMAGLPYPIRLAGFGLRRPKYVNPGRNLAGTVEAVGAGLTGFRPGDEVFGMSTGTFAEYAAVRTGKLARKPANVSFEQAAAVPVSGGTALQAVRDRGHVRAGEKVLIIGASGGVGSFAVQLAKAYGADVTAVCATAKVDLVRGLGADRVIDYTVDAVTDDGIRYDVILDIGGNTPLSRLRRALARRGRLVIVGGETDGRLLGGSSRQVRAQLLSPFVRQRLGTFVASEKSADLDTLRDLIEAGAVTPALDRTYPLAETAAAIRHLLDGRARGKLVVSIPTHSAQNPHPGSTP, from the coding sequence ATGGCGGCGATCGTGCAGGACCGCTACGGACCGGCGCCTGAGGGCGTCCTCCGGCTGGCGGAGATCGACCGGCCCACGATGCGGGATGACGAGGCCCTGGTCCGGGTGCACGCGGCCAGCGTGGACCGCGGTACCTGGCACATCATGGCCGGGCTGCCCTATCCGATCCGGCTCGCGGGTTTCGGCCTGCGCCGGCCGAAGTACGTCAACCCCGGCCGGAACCTGGCCGGGACGGTCGAGGCGGTCGGTGCCGGCCTGACCGGCTTCCGGCCCGGCGACGAGGTGTTCGGGATGTCCACCGGCACCTTCGCGGAGTACGCGGCCGTTCGGACCGGCAAGCTCGCCCGGAAGCCGGCGAACGTCTCCTTCGAGCAGGCGGCCGCCGTCCCGGTGTCCGGCGGCACGGCCCTGCAGGCTGTCCGGGACCGCGGTCACGTGCGGGCCGGCGAGAAGGTGCTGATCATCGGCGCGTCCGGCGGCGTGGGCAGCTTCGCGGTGCAACTCGCCAAGGCGTACGGCGCCGATGTCACCGCTGTGTGCGCGACAGCGAAAGTCGACCTGGTTCGCGGCCTGGGCGCCGACCGCGTCATCGACTACACCGTCGACGCCGTCACCGACGACGGTATCCGCTACGACGTGATCCTCGACATCGGCGGCAACACCCCGCTGTCCCGGCTCCGGCGGGCCCTCGCCCGGCGGGGACGGTTGGTCATCGTCGGCGGCGAGACCGACGGACGCCTGCTCGGCGGCAGCAGCCGGCAGGTCCGGGCGCAGCTGCTGTCCCCGTTCGTACGGCAGAGGCTGGGCACCTTCGTCGCGTCGGAGAAGTCCGCCGACCTGGACACTCTGCGCGACCTCATCGAGGCCGGCGCCGTCACCCCCGCCCTCGACCGGACCTATCCGCTCGCCGAGACCGCGGCGGCCATCCGGCACCTGCTGGACGGCCGGGCCCGCGGCAAGCTCGTCGTCTCCATCCCGACCCACAGTGCGCAGAACCCACACCCGGGGAGCACTCCGTGA